The Oryza brachyantha chromosome 6, ObraRS2, whole genome shotgun sequence region TCAACCAAAAGCAGTCCAAAGGGAAATAGCTAAAAGCTAAACACAGGCAATGCCTACTGGATACTACAGCAAtactaaggaaaaaaaagcatcCATAAGACAAATCAATCAACAGTGAGAAGCATCATCCATGCTGTTAATCACGAGTTCATTGCACACATGTAATGTAGGTCCACGTACCCTCTAATATGCAGCTCGCCTCTTCCAAAGCTAGAATAGATTGTATGTAATGTTGCAGAAAGCATTTTCCAGTAGTTGTTTCCCTGGGAAGTGCTACCTGCACAATGTTATGACTCATGAATCAAGTGACAAAGGTAATTTAGGAAAAGTTTCTTGATATCAAATTGAATTCactaaaacaatataatttcCTGATGGAAGTTACATGATCCTGTTCCTGGATTTGTTGGACACAATGATATCGAACCAAAATACCTGATGGACAGTCTTATAAATGAATCTTAGGTTTTAAGATCACAAGACTATGAGCTGGCCTACTCATACAATTTGACTTGCTCAAATATTTACTGTTCTTATTCAATTTACAGACTAGCTAAAATTTCTTGAACGGTAGAATCTCTAATTCCTGTCTTCATTAAATTCTTTGGTTGTCATCTATAAATCACGATGCATAATGCATGATAGGACTATTCAGCAATTgatgtgaattttttttaaaaaaatgtgatgcaTGAAGGTGGAAGGAAGTATTCAAACTGAACGTGATATATACTACATGTACATGACCTCAAAACACTTAGATCTACCAGAGTATCTACTTGATAGTTGTAATAAATTATTCGAGTCATGGTCATTTTCATGCTTGGTTGTAAGAATGTTATGTAAAACTGGGATCACATTACCTTAATACCTTTGTAGCCGAGTCTTTCACCAAGCCCGCCAGCCACAAGAACAAATGCTGCATGACATGCTTCTTTTACCCCAGCTTCTTCCAGTGAAACAAAGTTTTCATCACCAAAGGTCAATACTTCCCCTGAAGGAACCTGTAAATATATGTTACCTCTGTTAACACCACTTAGTCATTTCCTAATTCAGAGAGTAAAAAGAAAGGCATAAAAGTGCACACAGATTCACACTAGAAAAGGGAAGCAATAACATCATCCAGGGTTGACAATTATGAGAAGATCATATACTAGAAAAAATTCACTCTTGAGTTATGACACTACTGACCCAATCCGTTGTAAAAGAACAGTGCATATGAAGACTTACAGAAGGTGTGAAGCCATCATATGGATTTTTTCCTGCCTTTGAATCTGCTAAAAGCTTTCTTGCATTCTGGATGTACGATGCCAGTCCACCAGGATAGCTTGAATTAAGTCGACGGACCTGAATAATAACAACTTTAGcagaaattcaaaaaaaaatgttggttATTGAAGCGCTTCTGCAGCCTTCTTGGCCAAGATTATGCAGGAGTTCCAGGAGTAGGTCAACAAAAGAAAGCTCAAATGTGCCTCTGATAATCAATCCCCAACAGGGAAAAAGATATGATGTAAACGAGAACAAGCTACTCAGATGACCTTTTGTGTCAGTACAACATTCTATAAAATAGTCTCATACTCTCATGTAACCACGATGAAATGTTGTATCATGAATAGAGTGACAAACCTGGTCAAAAAAGCCTCTTTTCTTGTCATCATCAACGCCTGGCTCCGGCCAGTGTTCAAACAAGTGGGACTGTCTTTCATCCAGCAGCAATTTTGCAAGTTCAACCTAGAATCACCAGCAGGCAGGAAGAAGCATTATGGGCAAACACAACTCAAACATGGCAAGTTGTTACAATCCACTACTTATAGCAGGGTAGGAACTGAATTGACATGAAAATTGCAGGAGAAGGTAAGACGGCGTTATCAGCAAATCGCAACGACCTGAGGCAGTTATCCGTACCAGCGTCAAATCATCTAGCACTGCACCTAAACTCGTACTCGCCGAAcaagaaacaattttttttctccagcCGCGCGTTGAGCAAACTAAGGCCCcttttagttccaaaaatttttacccaaaaacatcacatcaaatctttggacatctaaatagagtattaaacatagataaatcgaaaaactaattgcacatctatgtgaaaaatcgtgagacgaatcttttgagcctaattagtacatgattagctataagtgatacggtaacccacatgcgctaatgtggggttaattaggctcaaaagattcgtcgcGCGGTTTCTATGccagccgtaaaattcgttttttcatttttgttcgaaaacctctttcgacatccggtcaaacgtgtGATGTGACacgtaaaaattttcatttcatcaaCTTAACACCCCTAAAATCGTAATCAccgaaccaaaaaaaaaagttcaaactTTCAGCGGCGCGTCGAGcaaactaaaagaaaaaaagatgaaatttgCAGCGGAAGACGATGCAAAACAGAGAGGCTCGCCAAGAAGGGGCGTCTTTTACCTCGTCGGAGGCGAGCAGCCGGAGATTCCGCCGCAGCGGGGCGCAAGCCTCCGCCCAGCCGCCATCGGAAGCCATcgaagaggaggggagggggagcaaGGGCAAGGGCGATGCAAAACCGTCTCCGCGCTCGTCGGCGCAAAGTCGCAGTTATTAGGAGTATAAATAATTCCGGAATCAATCCCCTATCCCCTCTCCGAAATCAATCAATGAATAACCGCCTCGACGCAACGCATCGCATCGCGACTCATCCCCATCGCCATCCGTGGCGGTGGGCCTACCTCCACCCTTGGCGCCAGGTGGCCGCTAACTCGCGCCAACACGGCTGTGGCAAGAATACGTGTAGCATGTTAGGTCAATgaagaaagaataaaaaagaagcaaCTCAAGCATGATGATGGAGATATCGGCTGGCGCTAGAAACCAAAGTGATGTATGAATAGACATCACATGGATCTCGACCTGATGCGTCGGGGAGGAGTGACCGGAGGGGAGGCCggagcggcgtcggcgtcgtgaGCAGAGAGAGGGTTTCGGCGAGGTGACGGCGCGGTGAGCAGTAGGATTTCTTCTCCCTATCGCCTACTGGACCTGTACAAGAAAGAGTAGTAGGGTGGTGACGTTTGGCTTTCACGTGAACGCCGCCGGGATTTGTCCGTCGTGGAGGTGCGCCACCGCAGATCGATGAATACCACAGCTACAGCTAGTACTACCATCTGTCACGGACTCACTAGTTTGGACACGGGAATCTGAAATCATATCGAATTCGCATATTCCGTTTCCAACATGTCACCACTAGCatgggaagaaaagaaaatcgaCTCCTTTTAATACAaactgtcaaaaaaaaatttatatatatatatatatatgtttaatttattgtcagaaaaaataacttgtataTGGGCATAATTTGGACTGGAGCATATGATGATTGCCATTTGCCACATGGAAATGGCAAGCATCTGTACCAGACTGTATACCGTATacgttttttttcatatgtacaAGTATTGTGTttgtgagagaaaaaaaacaaactcaaaTCACTTCACAGTTCCAATGTAACAGGAAGAAAACTAGtaactttttaatacaatttgtcagaagaaaaaaggaaCTTGTTTGTATTGTATGTATATAATctggagtatatatatgtatatatatcagtaACATACTGTATATAGTATACTTATCCACgaaaagaacattttttttcagctcGTTTGACATCACAAGTACGTATGTGATCATCAATTTACTCTTGGTCTTTAGCTAGCTGCtacatgtgtgtgtatgtcAGTACGTGCAAACGTGCACTATCATGGTAGGTTAATTactccggcggcgcgaggtTGAGCACCATGTCGGGGCCcttgtcgccggcgacggagaaCTCGTCGGGCACGGGCACGCCCAGCTCCTCGCACACCAGCCGGACCACGCGCCGCGTGACGCCGCCGAGTGACATCTTGTTCACCGTCACGGCCATGGCGAGGCCGTGCTCCACGTCGCAGAACCCCGTCGACCCGCCCATCCCGGAGTGCCCGAACGTCGACGACGTCGCCTTCGccttgccgccgtcgccgtaccTCCTGAACCCGAGCCCGAACTTGCCGTTCGGGTGGATCATGCCGGAGAAGTCGCCGACGCCCATGAAGGCGTCGAGCATCTTGGCGCCGTCGCTGAACAtcctgctgccgctgccggacatcgccgacgccatcgatccctcgtcgccgtcgctggtgCGGAGCTGGGTGTACCCGTCCTTGTCAGTAAGGCTCGCGTCATGGCCGTTCTGCTCGGAGTCGCTGCTGCATTTCTTTGAAGctcccttcttcttcttcttcttggactGCATGGTAGGGAACTTGGGCGTGTGGACATGGCTGCCCAGCGGTGGCTTGGAGCTGCCGGAGTGCGGCGGAGGAACATGGCCGCTTGCACCGAGCGCCGCGTAGTACCGCGCGAGGGCGCGCGCTGAGCAGTGGCCATTGGCAGCAGGGAGGATGGCACGGCGAATGTTGAGCGTGTTGAAGAGGACAGGCAGGCCGGTGGCCATCTGGGCGACATTGCTCAGCAACTCCTGTGGGACTTCTGGTCCTGCCCTGAATCCTGATAGCTTCTCAAGCTCCTCCATGTCGACTGTCAGTGCCGCCAATCGAGATTCGACGCCTGGCAAGGGACAGAATTGGATGAAGATGATCATTGCCAGGTAGGATATATTTAGAACAATTGTAGTAGCACGAATACAGCAGTAATTTTCACTCATCAAACTTATAGAACATGAACACATATCAGAAAAGGGTGTGTAAGGTAAAATTATCTAGGAGTTCAGtaaactaaaaacaaaagattgtGTATGTAGGGCTTATCAAAATAAGCATCCATCATTATATCAATGAGCGCTCCAATTTGTCAAAAGCTGAACTGGAAAGTAAGAAAGAGTGTAAACAATCTGAACACCGATTTTTGTAAGTTATGCTACATACCTGGAGGAATGCCGATATATAGCTCCCCCTCAATGTGAAGAGGATGAACAATAGCCTCTTCTAGGACCTCTTGAAGCTTCTTCCCTGACGCATGCTATTATCGCCAAATATCAGTGTTAGCATTCATGAAATTAAGTTCAACACACATCAGTGACATACAAGCGTGTTGTCTTAGGTTATTTACCTCTACTTAATTTCCAATAGCccataaccaaaaaaaagataacttGGTGGGCTGCATTTAATTAACACAACCCTTATCCAGATTACTATTTCGTACAACTATGTGATCCCATAACGATCCACTGATCCAGTTAAAAAGGTTCAGTACACTAGTTGAAATAAGAAGGGCTTTGTTTATGTGAAGCTAGGGAGAGGCATACCTCTATGATTCCACCACATAGCCAACCAAAGGATAAGTAGTGATAAATTTGTGCTGAACCTGGTTCTGTTTCAGGTGTACACTTGGTAATCTGGTGAAGCATCTCTTCCCAGTCACATACCAACAAAGGATCAGTCTTCATCACATCTCCCAATGCATTATGTAAACCAGATGTATGATTCAGAAGATGATGGACCTTTAGTACAGAATTGCACATCAGAGTCTGTTAATCCCAAGAAAGAGTTTCATAAAACAACAAAGACAAAAGAAGTTCTGGTACCTTTATTAGTTCTTTTCTGttagttccaaaatttggCCATATATTGGCAACAGTCTCATCATACTTCAACTTCCTGAAAGGTAACAGCATTGCTGTCAGCCTGTCACTAATGGACTGCAAGCCTAAGGTAGCAGGGAAAAGATGCTCAATGGCCAAATATTATTGCGATACACTAGTAAGTTGATATGAGGACAAGCTTGTGCAGAAATTTGGATTTAACATAAGAAATCTACTTTCTCAGCTCCAAATGTAAGCCATTTTAGCCTTTTTAAATCTTCCAAAATGCAAGTCATTTTGGAACTTTTCCATCTTTACTTGCATGCTTGCCCTTGGCAATAAATGCTACTTCTCTTGCAAATAAATGATTCATCTTTCCTGATGTAGTACAAATGAAGGGCAATATAGTCATTTTAGTTGTTTCCTTAATTAGTGTGCATAAGCCTAAAACAACTTATATTTGGAATCGGAGTATAATATACTTCAATATGGTGGCCTGAAAACATATTTACATTAGCATGTTAAGGAGAAAAGAACTTCGTGTTGTGATTAACCACTCACCCTTTGTCAACAAGCCAATGCACCATTCCAGCAGTGATACCCTTTGTCACTGAGAAAACGGGAAAGAGAGAATCAGGTTGAACAGGACGTGGATCGTACTTCCCTAACATACCAGCAGCAGTATCAATTATGACCTTTCCATCTTTATAAGCACAAACCTAGTAAAAGGAAGATTTGTAAGGCACCAAATGAAGCTAACACAGATGAAAATATCACTGCTAATGTAGCAGTCATAGAAATGCCTGAGATTGTCCACCTACTTGTattcctaaaattttgttacttCCCAACTCAACCAAAAGGTTTCGCAGTTTAGACTCCACCTCAGAGTTAACAGGTGAGTCATGAATCCACTGACTGTTAGTTGTAGGCCCACGCGCCATACTCCTACCATCAACGAAAGCATAaataagcaaaaaagaaaaaaagaaagaaaggaatgcTTTACACTAAGGCTGCTGCAACTTGTAGATACACAGGCATCTCACCCTAGCAAAGTTGATTCAGCAAATGGCCTCATGATATCTAGATAAACTATCCTAACATTTAGTGATGCTGACAGCCCTGCAAAAGTCCAGGTAGAAAGAATGTTACCATGATACTGGATATTGCagaggaatgaaaaaaaaaaaaaagcataccTCTAAGAAGATTCAAGACCCTCATGAATATAATCGCATCACCAGGGAAGGCATCAACCTGAAGGCAAGAAAATGTTCATGTAACACCCATTCATGGTTGGCAaactaaacatagataaagCAAAGCAGTTTGCTGGGCATGTCTACTCACAGGGTTGAAACGTTGAACCTCCTTTTTATtcaatttcatctttttttgaAGGGCCTTGACATTACGTTCTCTTTGGTCATTCAATGTCTTTATGTTCTCCTAAAGAAATATcataatcaaacatttaatccAAGAATCTGAAGTGATGAAAAAAGGGACAAAAATCTACAATTGGGGTAGCCACCTACCTTTGCTTCATTTGCTGTAGTAGACTGCCGAAAAAATATCGTGGCGATCTCCATAGCCTGCTCAGGCATGTCGACCCGCAGCTTAAGCCCCATCTCTGCAAAGGCTGACAGCAGTGCCACATGGTCACCCTACACATTGGCATGTAAGATATCAGAAATGTATTTTACATACAAAAGCATGAGAAACTGGTTTCAGGAACAGAAAAGGTAGTCTAAATCAAAGAACCCTATCTCACAAACTTTACTTGCCAAATGTTGATACTTCAAAATACTAGCGCATTTGGTCTCCTAATGATCCAGTGCACTTTCTAAGTCTCATAAATCATAACTGATTCTAGGAACGTCAAAGCATAGtaaagatgaaaataaaaactggTCCCAGATTACGTTATGGTTTTCTTATAACTTATTGAATGTGTGGTATTTATCAGCCACTCTGAAATTCGCTAGTGAGTAAAGACAGAAACATAAAGTCTAAAGTGTTAAGCTAGGATACAGACAATTGGAAAGTAATAGGAATACATgcttgttataaaaaaaaaaggctgcaCTACTTCAATGGAAATGGCTGCAAGCTCTAGATGCAAAAGAGATAATCATGTTTTGATTAATCCATTCTTTGGTCCTATGTGTATTATTTAGAAGATCAAAGTATCAAACCTACCTCAGCGCATGACAAAGTATCAAACCTACCTCAGCACATGACAAAAACATCTTTGCTAATGCCTGCCTCATTGATGGAGATATGCGTTTAGTGAGCCCAAAGTCAAGGAGAATTGGTTTGTATGGAGGTTCTTTGCTAACAAGAAAATTGCCTACAAAAAAAGCATGTCAGTATAATGAGTGTGCCAAGAATAAAAGGGGGGAGTACAATTGAGGTGGCAGAAGATCTCTTTAAGatgcataaaattaaataccaGGGTGAGGATCGCCATTGAAGAAgccatcaatatatatttgatgagCATATGCACGGGTTATCTCCTCCACAAGTCTTTGCTTATCAACACCATATGCCTCTAATGAATCATTGTCATTCAAACGAATCCCATCCATATATTGCAAAATTAGAACCTTGTCGGTTGACTGATACACAAGAACAACGGATCAGATGATTTGTCAATAGACATGCAAAAACTTAAAACTAACAATAACAaacacgataaaaaaaatacaactcGGGTAGACCTGAATAACTTCTGGAATAAGTACGTCCACAGCATCAGAAACACCACCATTCTCACATCCAGTTTTCCGACTAAGATTCCTGGAGACAGCTCTTGTGttttctaaaagtaaagatttATAACATGCATTATTATGGCAATCTCTTTGTAAGTGACTAGACCTTTTtcatttagaaaatatgaatgagCGATAAGACCATGCATTCCTTTATATGCAGAGAAGAATAAAAGAATTGAAAGGGGCAGCAATATTACCTGCTTCATGGTTGAAATCAAGTTCCTTTGGTGCCTCCTTGCACCATTCATCGATCATTGGATTGAAATCATACTGAGGTTCTGCCCATGCAATCCATTCAATTAAGGATTTTGCATTCTTCAAATCCTgacaacaatataaaaatgaaatagcAATCCTGCGCATTCAAtataagtcttttttttttcagaaaagagACAAACCTCTAATATGATCTCTTTGATACCATCGTGTTGGATTTTCACAACCACTTCTCTGCCATCTACAAGAGTTGCACGATGTACCTGTGCTATCTGATAAAAATGTACATGAAGACTGGTATGAACATACTACGATTTTCCATCACATGAACAGAAGCTCATTCCAATACAACAGAACTTACTGATGCAGTTGCTAGTGGATCCAGCACAAAATTAGAAAACAGATCATTCATGGGTTTTGCAAGTTCTTTCTCTATGGTTCCACGAACCTGTACATGAAACACAAAAGGTGAGTTAATGATAGATTACTATAATAGCTATGTGATAATTGggttgactatagatgaagcAAAATAGTTCTAAGGATGAACCTCTTCAATAGGGCGAGGAGGAAGTGAGTCCTGCAGTTGCTTGAGGACATTTATGTAGGGTTCAGGAAGAACATCTGCTCTTGTGGACAAATATTGTCCTAGCTTCACCCATAAACCCTCTAACTCTATCATCAGGCTGAGAACACGACGAGCATTTCGCTCATGTGTTTTTGTCCATATAGCATCCTTTTTACTGGTAGTAACCCATTTAACTCTCTTCTGAACTGCCTGCTTGTACCTCAAGAAGATGTTAATCTGTCTCTACTAGAACGGATGAGACTTGTTTATGGAAAGAATAGCATAGAAAAAGTGGCATAAACACACCTTGTAGTCGAAGTATATAAACAAGGCCATGGAAAAAACTTTGAGGCGCCTGGTTAAGACGTTTCCCCATCCCATTAGAGGTCAGAAAGTCAGGAGAACAGATAACAAAAGGCTCTTAAAAACCGTAGTTGACACTAGGCCCCAGCAACACGGTTGATCTTCTGCAATGTCACAGGTACAAGAAGGCAAATCCAAATCAGCATTCCTTAGTTATTATAGATCACATAATTGGTTAAAATGGTTCAAAACTTCTCAGAATACTTCATAGAAAGGACTGTTCATCTGCTCTTGACAAGTCATGAGTCATGACAAAGTAACGAATTCGCGCTACAGCATGTATTTGCAATAAGTCAGACAAAGACAAATCTTAAAGAAAGCAATAAAATGTATGGCTATAAAGAACTCGGGTTTCTTACACCACATGCTTGGTGTCATGACAAAGGGATGAACAAGCAGTTTCCAAGGAAACAACCCTACTACATACATCAGATGCTAGGAACTTGCAACAAAGTGCAAACCAGTACTTTTATAGTAGAGCAGAATAACACAGctagcttatgcttataccAACGTGTTAACTTGAAAGCAACAGATTTTTTTGTTCGCCCGATCACATCAAATTGGGCGGATAAAACCCTCGGATATCCTCCGGGCATCCACAATTCCACAACTTTACCTCAGAATCGAATCTAAAACAGGAGAATACCTAACGTGGGGGGAGCGTGCGAGTTCAGCTGAActaaaagaagaagaaaaaaaaacaagtcttGCAAACAATCCTCTACCAGTACAGCACCACGGATCAAAAGAAATCCGGAAGAAGCTGGACGCCATAATGGGGGGAGGACGAAGACCATGAAGCggccgaggacgaggagggggCGGTACGAAAAAATCATGAAGCATACCTTCGATTCGATTTCCGAAACCGAGATGCGTATGGAGGCCGGCCGGTGGAATGAGACCTGCTCCACGAGGCGGGGAGAGTGAATCCGTCCGTACCGCGGGgacggggaggggaggcgagGTGGGGGAGAAAGCCGGCCGTGGCTTCGCCgggaagagaagaggagaggagacgagGGAAGAAGGAGGGTTCAGACACAGGGTGCGGAAGaagggggaagaagaagatacgATGGAGAGAGGGCAGGGGCAATTTTGGCATTATTTTTtctcagtctattttattattttatttatttatttatttgatactaattaaaattttagcacgtgtgaaaaaaatacttttcgTCCAATCAGATGGCAAATACAGTAGCACGGTGGATTTTGTAATCTCTTTGTGATGGCTATTTGGGAGTATAAAGGAATGAATTAGTTGCTACAAAGTTAAAGGGTTTGGTTTAGAAAAGTATTCCAAGAAAATTTGACGTAGAAAAGTTTTGCGCGGACGCACTGCTCGGAAGCTTGGTAAACGTACAAACGAAAATACACGATCAACGATAACGTGATAGAAATGAACGATGAGTTATTCGATTACCTAATTTTGCGATAAATCATTGATAGCACAAACgaataattaactttagaAAAGCGAAAAATTGTTTTCAGAAAATGTTACAAGAAACTTATATACGGAAAggttttgtataaatatatgatgggTTATTGGATTACGTGACTTTGTGATGCATAAgttattggattttttttttattttgcataaatgaatcagaaagaaaaacaacctACTAgttgaatatatattatactccTAAGAAACATATGCAAATAAAGATTTTGTAAAAAGAGCACGGTAATCCGTAATCTGTCAGAGGAAAAGAATAAAGGCTACGAActaatattgttttttatgagAGGGGGGTCGTTTTGAgtggtatttattttatgaaaatttgtaaatatgtcattataattttgcaaagttagagATGTCATGTGGGACCcgcatgagtcaatgacatgtgggtcaaGATGACATATttctaattttgcaaaattataatggcatccttgtacttttttcttttttttaaggaggataggctttcttttttcttttcttggtgAAATTATATAGTAAGCCTCTAATGTCATGTATGTACTCCATAAAAGAAGCAGGATTTACCATTCCCTTTGTACTGTTTGTCATAAAGAGACGGAGTTCATTTTTCTTGAGTGAGACGGGAgaatcttatttattttattggaaTAAAGGCAGTAAAGGCAGAATTTGTTCAGACAGAGGTGGGAAGAGGAATAAGATCGATAGAGAGAGGGCAGGAAACCTTTTCCTTTACTTCCCCTTTGTTTTCTCAGTTTTTTAtgatattgtttattttattggaattatatatatatcattattacACAAAATGTGTAAATGAAAAACGAAAATCTGGAATCTAGAATCATAAAAAGAACCGGCCTAGTAGATGAATGACTGAtggattatttgatttgtgaTAATATTTGAGGGTACAAACAAATGAACTAGCGGTTATAAAGttaactttttgtttttaaaaatattgtaggAACATGAGTATAGAAATGTTTTACAAAATAGCACCATATATTAGCTAGTTTGGGATAAATGTCTATGCTAATAAAATAAGGTATCATAAAAATCAGTATGATTTGTTTGATAAGAGGACTAATTATAGTGGTATTTTAAGAACTTTTGTTTTGCGAGGAGGATTATAGGCTCTCTTTTGAGTGAAATCATAAGCTTGTAATATAATGTCATGTTTGTATAAAAGAAGCTGAGTTTATCCTTTTCTTTGTACTATTCGGCTATAAAGAgatggatttttttccttgaatgAGATGGGAGAATCCAGAGGGAGAACTTGTTCTTGACAATAACAACAATACTTCCCGAACttctaaacggtatatttttgcaaatattttctatagaaaagttgttttaaaaaatcatattgatctattttatattttttttaataatttataattaattaattaatcatgtactaatctattactatattttccgtgTCACACATCAGTTAACTTAGACCCCTTGGCTGAACACGGCCTATATCAATGGTAGAGCATGTACGTGTTTAGAGATAGGTATGATAtctatatcaatatatttcaTGCAAAGTCAAGGCATATATAATAATCAATATACCTACTATTAGTACACCAAAAAATTGATTATGATCcttctttcatttttatccGCCTCATACGAGAAACTAAGAGTCAACTCTGAGCAATTGTGACACGCAGCTACTATGCATCTATTcgtcccctctctcttcctgTATGGCAATGAAGAAGAGAGACCAGTTTTAATCCGTTATCTTGGAAAATATCCAAAACACCAAAACATCATGATTTTGAAGGCTTTAGCAGCAGTAAACTGATGGCAGCGGGGGCAAATAAATCCAGGggcaacaaaagaaaatgaaaaagaaaaaaaaaacaggtggAGAATCCACGGAATCTACAAGTCGCCTGCTCCAAAACCGAAATTTCTTGGGCAATTTCTTCAGGTAGGTTGCTGTCGGCTTCTGTCGCCGTCAGTCCGGTGGCCTATGGGCTCGCTGCTGCTGTCTCCTTCCATGGTGCAATTTCCCGGTTGCCGTTTAC contains the following coding sequences:
- the LOC102706948 gene encoding uncharacterized protein LOC102706948 is translated as MGWGNVLTRRLKVFSMALFIYFDYKAVQKRVKWVTTSKKDAIWTKTHERNARRVLSLMIELEGLWVKLGQYLSTRADVLPEPYINVLKQLQDSLPPRPIEEVRGTIEKELAKPMNDLFSNFVLDPLATASIAQVHRATLVDGREVVVKIQHDGIKEIILEDLKNAKSLIEWIAWAEPQYDFNPMIDEWCKEAPKELDFNHEAENTRAVSRNLSRKTGCENGGVSDAVDVLIPEVIQSTDKVLILQYMDGIRLNDNDSLEAYGVDKQRLVEEITRAYAHQIYIDGFFNGDPHPGNFLVSKEPPYKPILLDFGLTKRISPSMRQALAKMFLSCAEGDHVALLSAFAEMGLKLRVDMPEQAMEIATIFFRQSTTANEAKENIKTLNDQRERNVKALQKKMKLNKKEVQRFNPVDAFPGDAIIFMRVLNLLRGLSASLNVRIVYLDIMRPFAESTLLGSMARGPTTNSQWIHDSPVNSEVESKLRNLLVELGSNKILGIQVCAYKDGKVIIDTAAGMLGKYDPRPVQPDSLFPVFSVTKGITAGMVHWLVDKGKLKYDETVANIWPNFGTNRKELIKVHHLLNHTSGLHNALGDVMKTDPLLVCDWEEMLHQITKCTPETEPGSAQIYHYLSFGWLCGGIIEHASGKKLQEVLEEAIVHPLHIEGELYIGIPPGVESRLAALTVDMEELEKLSGFRAGPEVPQELLSNVAQMATGLPVLFNTLNIRRAILPAANGHCSARALARYYAALGASGHVPPPHSGSSKPPLGSHVHTPKFPTMQSKKKKKKGASKKCSSDSEQNGHDASLTDKDGYTQLRTSDGDEGSMASAMSGSGSRMFSDGAKMLDAFMGVGDFSGMIHPNGKFGLGFRRYGDGGKAKATSSTFGHSGMGGSTGFCDVEHGLAMAVTVNKMSLGGVTRRVVRLVCEELGVPVPDEFSVAGDKGPDMVLNLAPPE